The Saprospiraceae bacterium genome includes a window with the following:
- a CDS encoding ABC transporter permease — translation MFLNNLKISWRNLQKNWVYSLINILGLTIGFAASALILLWVNDEKSFENTHQNKDRIFQAWNRVTDKGETNCWNVTPQIMGVMLQKDYPEIEKMVRTDWPDKALMQFKETKLKGTVQVVDSTFLDVFTFPLLKGDPKTCLNGVNNIVVTKDFAQKLFGNKDPIGQIVKLHNESDFMVTGVLDNLPTNTQFKFDCLVPWRFKVAHNIESLFWGNNSTTTYVLLEKNVDYVAFNEKVKHLRKNYDQETANWETFIYPFAKLRLYGSFKNGIEEGGKIETVRNFTVIALLILLIACINFINLSTARGDKRAKEVGIRKSAGANRLSLIKQFYTESFLTAVLAAILAMFITTLSLPKFNELIDSKIIINWLDVHWLVYTFTFIVAAGLVAGSYPALYLSSFNPLKVLKGSYINIPSTLTPRKVLVVFQFVFCVLLISCTIIITKQLDQAQKRKVGYNKENLIFHAMEGDIDKNFNVIKEALIKNDIAVSVVKTFSPITETWSNTGGMQWRGKADDDHRNVDRFGGDDKIATTLGLEIIDGRDFDLKAYPTDSSGIIINETMKKMMGFKNPIGEKITDGGWEFYVIGVVKDFIMQSPFQEISAVTIAGPKMSMFNAVHVKYNSTKPIKENLAKAEVIFRKYNPNYPFEYSFVEEEYNQKFTNVARLSAMAKWFTFLTIFITCLGLFGLVTSLAQNKIKEIGIRKVLGADIQQIIFLMSKDFIAPILIAIVIASPLAYWIMEQWLQKYPFRININLLVFVWAGILTFTIAFFTVSYQAIKAALMNPVKSLKTE, via the coding sequence ATGTTTCTAAATAATCTAAAAATCTCTTGGCGAAATCTGCAAAAAAACTGGGTATATTCGCTCATTAACATCTTGGGTTTAACAATTGGTTTTGCTGCTTCGGCACTCATTTTACTTTGGGTCAATGACGAGAAAAGCTTTGAAAATACGCATCAAAATAAAGACCGAATCTTTCAGGCTTGGAACAGAGTTACTGACAAAGGAGAAACTAATTGCTGGAACGTTACGCCACAAATCATGGGTGTGATGTTGCAAAAAGACTATCCAGAGATAGAAAAAATGGTTAGAACAGATTGGCCTGATAAGGCTTTAATGCAATTTAAAGAAACCAAATTGAAAGGTACTGTTCAGGTTGTTGATTCCACGTTTTTAGATGTTTTCACCTTCCCGCTGCTCAAAGGTGATCCAAAGACTTGTTTAAATGGTGTCAATAATATAGTTGTCACCAAGGACTTTGCTCAGAAACTATTTGGTAACAAAGATCCGATAGGTCAAATCGTCAAGCTTCACAATGAGTCTGATTTTATGGTAACGGGTGTTTTAGATAATTTGCCAACAAACACTCAGTTTAAATTTGATTGCTTAGTTCCTTGGCGTTTTAAAGTAGCACATAATATAGAAAGCTTATTTTGGGGTAATAACTCCACAACAACCTATGTTTTGCTCGAAAAAAATGTCGATTATGTAGCATTTAACGAAAAAGTCAAGCATTTACGAAAGAATTATGATCAAGAGACAGCTAACTGGGAAACATTTATTTACCCTTTTGCCAAACTACGCCTTTATGGGAGTTTTAAAAACGGCATAGAAGAAGGCGGAAAAATCGAAACTGTCCGAAACTTTACGGTAATAGCACTTTTGATATTATTGATTGCTTGTATCAATTTTATAAATCTTAGTACAGCGCGTGGTGACAAACGCGCCAAAGAAGTAGGAATTAGAAAATCTGCAGGAGCCAATCGTCTCTCATTGATAAAACAATTTTATACAGAATCATTCTTAACAGCAGTATTAGCAGCTATTTTGGCAATGTTCATCACCACTCTTAGTCTACCTAAGTTTAATGAACTTATTGATTCAAAAATAATCATTAATTGGTTAGATGTACATTGGCTAGTTTACACTTTTACCTTCATTGTAGCCGCCGGTTTGGTAGCAGGATCATATCCTGCATTGTATCTATCGAGTTTCAATCCGTTGAAGGTGTTAAAAGGTAGTTATATCAATATTCCTTCGACTCTCACACCTAGAAAAGTACTGGTTGTTTTTCAGTTTGTTTTTTGTGTTTTGCTCATTTCGTGTACAATTATTATCACAAAGCAATTAGATCAAGCTCAAAAACGAAAAGTGGGTTATAACAAAGAGAATCTTATTTTTCATGCAATGGAAGGGGATATTGATAAAAATTTCAATGTGATTAAAGAAGCGTTAATCAAAAATGATATTGCTGTTTCGGTGGTCAAAACTTTTTCACCCATCACCGAAACATGGAGCAATACTGGCGGAATGCAATGGCGAGGCAAAGCTGATGATGACCACCGAAATGTAGACCGATTTGGAGGTGACGATAAAATAGCAACAACGCTTGGGTTGGAAATCATAGATGGTAGAGATTTTGATTTAAAAGCCTATCCGACTGACTCTTCAGGAATTATAATTAACGAAACCATGAAAAAAATGATGGGTTTTAAAAACCCAATTGGGGAGAAAATTACAGATGGCGGCTGGGAGTTTTATGTCATAGGTGTGGTTAAAGATTTTATAATGCAATCGCCTTTTCAAGAAATCAGTGCTGTGACAATTGCTGGTCCCAAAATGAGTATGTTTAATGCTGTTCATGTTAAATACAATTCTACAAAACCCATTAAAGAAAACTTGGCAAAAGCAGAAGTGATTTTTAGAAAATACAACCCCAACTACCCGTTTGAATATAGTTTTGTGGAAGAAGAATACAATCAGAAATTTACAAACGTAGCAAGGTTGTCTGCTATGGCGAAGTGGTTTACTTTTCTGACTATTTTCATTACATGTTTGGGGCTGTTTGGTTTGGTCACTTCTCTTGCACAAAATAAGATCAAAGAAATTGGCATTCGTAAAGTTTTAGGGGCTGACATCCAACAAATCATTTTTCTGATGTCCAAAGATTTTATTGCCCCTATTCTTATTGCTATAGTAATTGCGAGTCCGCTTGCTTATTGGATTATGGAGCAATGGTTACAAAAATACCCATTCAGAATAAATATAAATCTGCTGGTATTTGTTTGGGCTGGCATATTGACATTTACAATAGCATTTTTTACTGTCAGTTATCAAGCCATCAAAGCGGCACTTATGAATCCGGTGAAAAGTTTGAAAACGGAGTGA
- a CDS encoding ABC transporter permease gives MLTNNIKIAWRNIQKNKGYTAINVIGLAVGIASSILIFSLIYFELSFDTFHSKKDNIYLIEREVTTEDGEIHYTSGTSLAMIDGIKSEISQFKNVIPVCGTIEPQITIIGQDPNSNNFSKKYNEKNQGLCVGPEFFEVFDFKWKIGKPEVLNEPKVVVLSEKYAEKYFDDVSKAVGQYIKVNNLTTMKVGGILENPPLNTDFPMDIIFSYATKRADPGNWGFGEFDNWGSTSSMDKIFIELPNNFSVSKANQLLADFTTKHFDPKKSNDTKVHTLGSIGTFHFDDRFGNYKGRTISKTKIYSIGLVGLLILFIACINFINIATAIASKRSKEVGVRKTLGSQRYQLVGQFMTETFVVVLFSILIGLLISSISLPLINKTFDFPLEHNPFTNLRLWAFIGLLLIFVTLLSGFYPAIVLSSFKPLQSLKNAVSPSLGSNISLRKSLIVFQFVVALLMMVGTIVNYQQMEYVHNIDTGFKKEGVYTFGMDTEYKDRNATFKAKLKELNEVKSTTFGNDAPSSDNEWEVNFSFDGRPKDEAYNLNLKLIDADYFETFGIEVVAGKVYEEQDTLRKLVVNETAVKKLGIKNPEEIIGRNIQVGGWDPHPVIAVVKDFHVASTKEEIAPLLMTKGPKYYWHGAVKLASNNIPSTVQKVEKIFNEVYPEVVFEGKFYEETMQSYYKSETQLGFLYRVASILSILIACLGILGLVAFVAEQKTKEIGIRKILGANLYNLASLISKDFIILVFIAMVIAFPLGKYFLDKWLSDFVYRIDIQWWVFVIVGICALSITVLAVSYQSIKAAIMNPVKSLKTE, from the coding sequence ATGCTCACAAACAACATCAAAATCGCCTGGAGAAACATTCAAAAAAATAAAGGCTATACTGCAATAAATGTAATCGGTTTAGCAGTTGGGATTGCTTCGTCTATTTTAATATTTAGCTTGATTTACTTTGAGTTGAGTTTTGATACTTTTCACAGTAAGAAAGATAATATCTATTTGATAGAGAGAGAGGTGACCACAGAAGATGGCGAAATTCACTACACTTCAGGAACTAGTCTTGCTATGATAGACGGAATCAAATCAGAGATTTCTCAATTTAAAAATGTCATTCCAGTATGTGGTACAATTGAGCCACAAATAACAATAATTGGGCAAGATCCTAATAGTAATAACTTTTCAAAAAAATATAACGAAAAGAATCAAGGTCTATGCGTGGGACCAGAGTTCTTTGAGGTATTTGATTTTAAATGGAAAATTGGAAAGCCAGAAGTTCTTAATGAGCCTAAAGTGGTGGTGCTAAGTGAAAAATATGCTGAGAAGTATTTTGATGATGTATCCAAAGCTGTTGGTCAGTATATAAAGGTGAATAACTTAACAACAATGAAGGTGGGAGGAATCTTAGAAAATCCGCCACTCAATACAGATTTTCCGATGGATATTATATTCTCCTATGCAACAAAAAGAGCTGATCCTGGCAATTGGGGTTTTGGAGAATTTGACAATTGGGGTAGTACCAGCAGTATGGATAAGATATTTATTGAATTACCTAATAATTTTTCCGTAAGTAAAGCCAACCAATTATTGGCAGATTTTACTACCAAACATTTTGACCCTAAAAAATCTAATGACACAAAGGTTCATACTTTAGGCTCAATTGGTACTTTTCATTTTGACGATCGATTTGGTAATTATAAGGGTAGAACCATCTCAAAAACAAAGATTTACAGTATAGGGTTAGTAGGATTACTTATTTTGTTTATCGCATGTATTAATTTTATCAATATTGCCACGGCAATAGCAAGTAAGAGATCAAAAGAAGTAGGAGTTAGAAAAACACTAGGGAGTCAAAGGTATCAATTAGTTGGCCAATTCATGACAGAGACATTTGTAGTGGTTTTATTTTCAATTCTCATTGGCCTTTTGATATCTTCGATTAGTCTTCCATTAATTAATAAAACTTTTGACTTTCCATTAGAACACAACCCATTTACTAATTTAAGGTTATGGGCATTTATTGGTTTGTTGTTAATTTTTGTAACGTTACTTTCAGGATTCTATCCAGCCATAGTCTTATCATCCTTTAAGCCACTTCAATCTCTCAAAAATGCAGTCAGTCCATCTTTAGGAAGTAATATATCATTGCGAAAAAGCTTAATTGTTTTTCAATTTGTGGTGGCATTGCTCATGATGGTAGGTACTATTGTAAATTATCAACAGATGGAATATGTTCACAATATAGATACAGGATTTAAGAAAGAGGGAGTCTATACTTTTGGAATGGATACGGAGTATAAAGATAGAAATGCAACTTTTAAAGCAAAATTAAAAGAACTAAATGAAGTGAAATCTACTACTTTTGGCAATGATGCTCCTTCTTCAGATAATGAATGGGAAGTTAATTTTAGCTTTGACGGTAGGCCAAAAGATGAAGCCTATAATCTTAATTTAAAACTCATAGACGCAGATTATTTTGAAACTTTTGGAATTGAAGTTGTAGCAGGCAAGGTGTACGAAGAGCAAGATACTTTGCGTAAGTTGGTGGTGAATGAGACAGCTGTAAAGAAATTAGGCATCAAAAATCCAGAAGAAATTATTGGTAGAAATATCCAGGTGGGTGGATGGGATCCGCATCCTGTCATAGCGGTCGTTAAAGATTTTCATGTAGCTTCAACCAAGGAAGAAATAGCTCCTTTATTGATGACAAAAGGTCCCAAATACTATTGGCATGGAGCCGTTAAACTTGCTTCCAATAATATTCCATCTACTGTACAAAAAGTAGAAAAAATATTTAATGAAGTTTATCCAGAAGTAGTCTTTGAAGGAAAGTTTTATGAAGAAACAATGCAAAGTTATTACAAGTCTGAGACTCAACTTGGTTTCTTATACCGGGTGGCTTCTATTCTTTCTATTTTGATAGCTTGTTTGGGTATTTTAGGTCTAGTAGCTTTTGTAGCTGAACAAAAAACTAAAGAAATAGGAATACGAAAAATATTAGGAGCAAATTTGTATAATCTTGCTTCATTAATATCTAAGGACTTCATCATTTTGGTATTTATAGCGATGGTGATTGCATTTCCATTGGGAAAATACTTTTTGGATAAATGGTTGTCTGACTTTGTGTACCGTATTGATATACAGTGGTGGGTATTTGTAATTGTTGGGATTTGCGCTTTATCTATTACTGTTTTAGCGGTCAGTTACCAGTCTATAAAAGCAGCTATAATGAATCCAGTGAAAAGTTTAAAAACGGAGTAA
- a CDS encoding ABC transporter permease, which translates to MLHNYFKIAWRNLVNNKVYTLINIGGLAFGMAVAILIGLWVLDELNFDKYHKEHDRISMLQKNRSFNGNIITEQSMSIPLAAKLRESYGNYFEEVVASSYGGEKSLTVNDKTIIKRGLFMETGGEKILDLQILEGSPIFPLAPFEILISDKTKDALFENKSALNQTVHLDKNTPFKIVGVFKSLPQNSTYRSTSFFSSMDSYLQKEDWLSAKKLWDENSFPIYVKLAKNVSAEQASTLIKDEIYKVTKDPSKPALFLYPMDTWHLYPEYKNGLPVSTGKDNILIFGLIGILTILLAAINFMNLSTARSEKRAKEIGVRKAIGSGRGQIIGQFYAETFLTIFLSTLLAIVLAQIALPLFNELAEKKIEFPWGNPAFWSEIVLFSGFLILFAGSYPALYLSSFQPVKVLKGKIQSSSFELFSRKGLVVFQFSISIVLIISTTIIYKQIQFTKNRPLGYDTKGLVQIRKNNEDLRGHFYAMRQDLLNSGAIVEMAEINSPMSESWHYSSAYSWPEKNSNAEDLVSLNVTPEFGKTIDWKVIEGRDFSRAFSSDSNAVILNEAAVKMMGLKNPVDQLIRKNGKPLTVVGVVQNIVMDSPFDPVRPTVFEVIKANAPFITIKLKPEISPSESIAKMEKVLKTYDPAGNFNYLFADERFNEKFFREKRMSSLISFFAILSLFISCLGLFGLASFVAEQRTKEIGIRKVLGASIANLWQLLSKDFVILVIISCLIAAPIAHYFMHEWLQKYSYRTEISWWVFVTAGTGALAITIMTVSYQAIKAALMNPVKSLKTE; encoded by the coding sequence ATGCTCCATAATTATTTCAAAATCGCTTGGCGAAACCTTGTAAATAACAAAGTTTATACTCTTATCAACATTGGAGGACTTGCTTTTGGGATGGCGGTGGCTATTCTTATTGGGCTTTGGGTTTTGGATGAGCTTAACTTTGATAAATATCATAAAGAGCATGATAGGATATCAATGTTGCAGAAAAACCGCAGTTTCAATGGCAATATCATTACCGAGCAATCTATGTCGATTCCACTTGCTGCTAAATTGAGAGAATCTTACGGAAATTATTTTGAAGAAGTTGTGGCGTCGAGTTACGGTGGTGAAAAAAGCTTGACAGTTAACGATAAAACCATCATAAAACGAGGTTTGTTTATGGAAACTGGTGGAGAAAAAATCCTTGATTTGCAAATCTTGGAAGGCTCGCCAATCTTCCCCTTAGCACCTTTTGAAATTCTTATTTCTGACAAAACAAAAGATGCTCTTTTTGAGAATAAAAGTGCGCTAAATCAAACCGTTCATCTCGATAAAAATACGCCATTTAAAATTGTAGGTGTGTTCAAATCATTGCCACAAAATTCAACTTATCGCAGCACATCGTTTTTTTCGTCGATGGATTCTTACTTGCAAAAGGAAGATTGGTTAAGTGCAAAAAAACTTTGGGACGAAAATTCTTTTCCAATATATGTAAAATTGGCAAAAAATGTTTCGGCAGAACAGGCATCGACATTGATAAAAGACGAAATCTATAAAGTTACCAAAGACCCTTCAAAGCCAGCTTTGTTTTTGTATCCGATGGATACTTGGCATTTATATCCCGAGTACAAAAATGGTTTGCCGGTTTCTACTGGAAAAGATAATATCTTGATTTTTGGCTTAATTGGCATTCTGACAATACTTTTGGCAGCCATTAACTTCATGAATTTGAGTACAGCACGGTCAGAAAAACGTGCCAAAGAAATTGGAGTGAGAAAAGCCATAGGCTCGGGCAGAGGTCAAATTATTGGGCAATTTTATGCTGAAACGTTTCTGACTATATTCCTAAGTACTTTGCTAGCAATTGTTTTGGCTCAAATAGCCTTACCGTTATTCAACGAACTGGCCGAAAAGAAAATCGAATTTCCGTGGGGAAATCCAGCTTTTTGGTCTGAAATTGTTTTGTTTTCTGGTTTTTTGATACTATTTGCAGGAAGCTATCCAGCATTATACCTTTCTTCTTTTCAGCCTGTTAAGGTGTTAAAAGGTAAAATTCAAAGTAGCTCATTTGAGTTGTTTTCAAGAAAAGGACTTGTGGTTTTTCAGTTTAGTATCTCCATTGTTTTGATAATTTCGACGACAATCATCTATAAACAAATTCAGTTTACTAAAAATCGACCATTGGGCTATGATACTAAAGGCTTGGTGCAAATACGCAAAAATAATGAAGATTTAAGAGGTCATTTTTATGCCATGCGACAAGATTTGCTCAACTCTGGAGCTATCGTAGAAATGGCCGAAATCAATAGCCCAATGTCAGAATCATGGCATTATTCGAGTGCCTACAGTTGGCCAGAGAAAAACTCCAATGCTGAAGATCTGGTTTCTTTAAATGTAACGCCCGAATTCGGAAAAACCATAGATTGGAAAGTCATTGAGGGCCGAGATTTTTCAAGGGCTTTTTCGAGTGATTCAAACGCAGTGATTTTGAACGAAGCAGCCGTAAAAATGATGGGCTTGAAAAATCCTGTCGATCAGTTGATTAGGAAAAATGGCAAGCCTCTTACGGTAGTTGGTGTGGTGCAAAACATTGTCATGGATTCACCCTTTGACCCTGTTCGTCCCACCGTTTTTGAAGTTATAAAAGCCAATGCTCCTTTCATAACCATAAAGTTAAAGCCTGAGATAAGCCCTTCAGAATCAATCGCTAAGATGGAAAAAGTATTAAAAACTTACGACCCAGCGGGCAACTTTAATTATCTTTTTGCCGACGAACGCTTTAATGAAAAGTTTTTTAGAGAAAAAAGGATGTCCAGTTTGATAAGTTTTTTTGCTATTCTATCCCTTTTTATATCATGTTTAGGACTATTCGGGCTTGCTAGCTTTGTAGCGGAACAACGCACCAAAGAAATTGGTATCCGTAAAGTCCTAGGTGCTTCGATAGCCAATTTGTGGCAATTATTATCAAAAGATTTCGTGATTTTGGTCATTATTTCTTGCCTAATCGCTGCGCCAATTGCTCATTATTTTATGCATGAATGGTTGCAAAAATATTCTTATAGAACTGAAATCAGTTGGTGGGTTTTTGTAACTGCTGGTACTGGTGCATTAGCGATCACTATAATGACAGTAAGTTATCAAGCTATCAAAGCGGCATTGATGAATCCTGTGAAGAGTTTGAAAACGGAGTGA
- a CDS encoding four helix bundle protein: protein MSKIESFEDLHVYQSGLSMAIDLYKKLANCKEYSLKDQICRSGVSIPSNIAEGFERDYNKDFIRFLRISKGSSGELRTQIYIAEAIGIIDPETAKDIIAKCRHISAMLGSLIRTRQEKFK from the coding sequence ATGTCAAAAATTGAGTCATTTGAAGATTTACATGTCTATCAATCAGGCCTATCTATGGCAATAGATTTGTATAAAAAATTAGCAAATTGCAAAGAATATTCACTTAAAGATCAAATTTGCCGATCTGGTGTTTCTATTCCATCAAACATTGCCGAAGGTTTCGAACGTGATTACAACAAAGATTTCATCCGTTTTCTCAGAATTTCAAAAGGGTCATCTGGCGAATTGAGAACCCAAATTTACATTGCTGAAGCCATCGGAATCATCGACCCTGAAACAGCAAAGGACATCATAGCAAAATGCCGCCATATCTCTGCCATGCTTGGAAGTCTAATCAGAACAAGACAGGAAAAATTTAAATAA
- a CDS encoding ABC transporter ATP-binding protein — protein sequence MISVQNLQKIFTTEEVETTALNGIDMEIKDGEFVAIMGPSGCGKSTLLNILGLLDNPSEGSYDFYGTEVAKMSERQRAQHRKGNIGFIFQSFNLIDELSVFENVELPLLYLKIPTAERKIKVEAALERMSMMHRRNHFPQQLSGGQQQRVAIARAVVAKPKLILADEPTGNLDSKNGEEVMKLLQELNNEGTTIAMVTHSPYDAGFSHRIINLFDGKIVTENFHV from the coding sequence ATGATCTCAGTACAAAATCTTCAAAAAATATTTACCACCGAAGAAGTGGAAACCACAGCGCTGAATGGTATCGATATGGAAATCAAAGACGGTGAATTCGTCGCTATCATGGGACCTTCAGGATGCGGCAAATCTACACTATTAAATATCCTGGGTTTGCTTGACAATCCGTCTGAAGGATCTTATGATTTTTATGGTACCGAAGTTGCCAAAATGAGCGAACGTCAAAGAGCGCAGCACCGAAAAGGCAATATCGGCTTTATATTCCAATCGTTTAATTTGATAGACGAACTGTCAGTGTTTGAAAATGTAGAATTGCCCCTTTTATATTTGAAAATACCAACAGCTGAACGCAAAATTAAAGTTGAAGCTGCTCTGGAGCGTATGAGTATGATGCATAGGCGTAATCACTTTCCTCAGCAATTGTCAGGTGGTCAGCAACAAAGAGTTGCCATAGCAAGAGCAGTCGTAGCGAAACCGAAATTGATCCTTGCCGACGAACCTACAGGAAATCTCGACTCCAAAAACGGTGAGGAGGTGATGAAACTCCTTCAGGAACTCAATAATGAAGGAACGACGATTGCTATGGTAACGCACTCACCGTATGATGCAGGATTTTCGCATAGGATTATCAATCTATTTGATGGTAAGATTGTGACGGAGAATTTTCATGTGTAA
- a CDS encoding ABC transporter permease — translation MLTNYFKIAYRNLWKNKVYSLVNIGGLAMGMAAFILILQYVSLEKSVDKFHTQIDKTYRLLNESPKGDMWKEHAPGWADLVKKRIPEIKEFCRFDDGNGKGVVKSNNKNTSFKEERVSYAEGNFFTFFSFALAAGRPEDFDKPNVVFISENHANKYFGNENSIGKILILSNQFGTQNYTVGGIFKNIGENSSINYDMFFSLQTLKNPANLNGNDWAELDNLGSQYIDTYFSLNENADYSKVEDKLNALRKEFDQDSDGAIFRLQPFSEVHLGATFDDKFPHSGDVKYVYMLMGIAFLILLIAWFNYINLSTANAMKRASEVGVRKVIGATQSNLVYQFLCESIFVNLCSVVLAGIIIISIQPLFNDLMGKSLTIMHLAASPLWVMSLGVMLIGSLAVGTYTAFLLSKFNPIKTLKGKMAKSSGGVFLRKSLVVSQFGISIALVLATVLIYSQLQYMKNRDKGLDINQLLVINGPEIGKDSTYTQRKTAFFNELERQSFVKDFAGSGSVPSKGYNFRTGGFTQPGSKAGDETKAYAFSIVGERYFDTYGIKLVAGRNFTNAECNVEWNDNSKVILNETAVRELGFVSSEDAVRTKIKWDERYLDVIGVIKDYNHLSLKNKIDPIIFYPQASSEYITVRLTPENMSDKIGSLESLYKQYFQGNPFEYAFIDENFNKSYAIEQQYGSLFSIAAIWAIFIACLGLFGLATFTVESRTKEIGVRKVLGASIPSIIHLLSKDFVVLIAIALIIASPVAYYFIEKWLGNFPYRIDISWWHFAVTGIIAFIFSILSMSYQAIKAALMNPVKSLKTE, via the coding sequence ATGCTCACTAATTACTTCAAAATAGCATATAGAAACCTTTGGAAAAACAAGGTGTATTCGCTGGTAAATATCGGTGGCTTGGCTATGGGTATGGCAGCTTTTATACTTATACTGCAATATGTAAGTCTGGAAAAATCAGTGGATAAGTTCCATACACAAATAGATAAGACTTATCGACTTCTCAATGAAAGTCCCAAAGGTGATATGTGGAAAGAGCATGCACCGGGATGGGCAGACTTGGTTAAAAAGAGAATTCCAGAAATCAAAGAATTTTGCCGTTTTGATGACGGCAACGGCAAAGGAGTAGTGAAATCCAATAACAAAAACACATCCTTTAAAGAAGAAAGAGTGAGTTATGCTGAAGGCAATTTTTTTACTTTTTTCTCATTTGCACTTGCAGCCGGAAGACCTGAAGATTTTGACAAACCCAATGTTGTATTCATATCAGAAAATCACGCCAATAAATATTTTGGAAATGAAAACTCTATAGGGAAGATTTTAATACTCAGCAATCAATTTGGAACGCAGAATTATACAGTAGGTGGTATTTTTAAAAACATAGGCGAAAACTCAAGTATCAATTACGATATGTTTTTCTCTTTACAAACCCTTAAAAATCCTGCAAACTTAAATGGTAATGATTGGGCTGAGTTAGACAATCTGGGATCTCAATACATAGATACTTACTTTTCATTAAATGAAAACGCTGATTACTCCAAAGTAGAAGACAAATTAAATGCACTGAGGAAGGAGTTTGATCAAGATAGTGATGGCGCTATATTCAGACTTCAGCCATTTTCAGAAGTCCATTTGGGAGCTACTTTTGATGACAAATTTCCGCATTCCGGTGATGTAAAATATGTTTATATGCTGATGGGTATAGCTTTTTTGATATTGTTGATTGCATGGTTCAATTACATCAATCTTAGTACCGCTAATGCCATGAAACGTGCAAGTGAGGTTGGTGTGCGCAAGGTGATAGGAGCTACACAAAGCAATCTGGTTTATCAGTTTCTGTGTGAATCCATTTTTGTAAATCTTTGTTCCGTTGTTTTAGCAGGTATTATTATCATATCGATTCAACCGTTATTTAATGATTTAATGGGGAAATCTCTAACAATTATGCATTTAGCTGCTTCACCGTTGTGGGTGATGAGTCTAGGAGTCATGCTCATTGGTTCTTTGGCAGTTGGAACATATACGGCTTTTCTTTTATCAAAATTCAATCCTATAAAAACACTAAAAGGTAAGATGGCAAAATCTTCAGGTGGTGTTTTCCTAAGAAAATCATTGGTAGTCTCACAGTTTGGAATTTCTATAGCATTGGTATTAGCGACCGTATTGATCTATAGTCAGTTGCAATACATGAAAAATCGAGACAAAGGGCTGGATATTAATCAATTACTGGTCATAAATGGCCCTGAAATAGGTAAAGACAGTACCTATACACAAAGAAAAACTGCTTTTTTTAATGAGCTCGAAAGACAGAGTTTTGTCAAAGATTTTGCCGGTTCAGGCAGTGTGCCGAGTAAAGGATATAATTTCAGAACCGGTGGTTTTACACAACCCGGCTCTAAGGCTGGTGATGAGACAAAAGCGTATGCCTTCAGCATCGTAGGTGAAAGGTATTTTGATACTTATGGCATAAAATTAGTAGCAGGAAGAAATTTTACCAATGCTGAATGTAATGTAGAATGGAATGACAATAGCAAAGTAATATTAAATGAAACGGCGGTAAGAGAATTGGGGTTTGTATCATCTGAAGACGCCGTAAGAACAAAAATAAAATGGGATGAACGATATTTGGATGTCATTGGTGTGATCAAAGATTATAATCACCTGAGTTTGAAAAATAAAATTGATCCTATCATATTCTATCCACAAGCATCATCAGAATATATCACTGTACGATTGACTCCTGAAAATATGAGTGATAAAATCGGCTCATTGGAAAGCCTTTACAAACAATACTTTCAGGGCAATCCTTTTGAATATGCGTTTATAGATGAAAATTTTAATAAGTCTTATGCCATTGAACAGCAATATGGGTCTTTGTTTTCGATTGCTGCTATTTGGGCAATTTTTATAGCATGTCTGGGGCTTTTTGGCTTAGCTACTTTTACCGTTGAATCGCGGACCAAAGAAATAGGAGTAAGAAAGGTCCTTGGTGCTTCTATTCCAAGCATTATCCATTTACTATCCAAAGATTTTGTAGTCTTAATAGCCATTGCATTGATCATAGCTTCTCCTGTAGCTTATTATTTTATTGAAAAATGGTTAGGCAATTTTCCATACAGAATAGATATTTCATGGTGGCATTTTGCTGTAACGGGAATCATTGCTTTTATTTTTTCAATATTATCGATGAGCTATCAAGCTATCAAAGCCGCATTGATGAATCCTGTGAAAAGTTTGAAAACGGAGTAA